The Coffea arabica cultivar ET-39 chromosome 3c, Coffea Arabica ET-39 HiFi, whole genome shotgun sequence genome contains a region encoding:
- the LOC113735823 gene encoding uncharacterized protein produces the protein MTEDEIIRTFIKAHDPPYFEKIFRMTGCSFAAIVNKLEEFDDFVRTGKIVNASALKSQVEALQGQGNSGKKPQFKKKEGDAAGKIGTVPPPTYPYGIFAGYNPQAVCAYHSGVPRHATIDCKALKHRIQDMIEAGEIVIRKREAQGPNVNSNPLPEHANTIGVILDDAECVEQVKKLAREAEVFGVIDQPFVIELPFEEDKKPFILDLTPAESEALEPVVIEFPKQEPVLNLQQVPWNYDEPVIQIGEKSIAKKEVSVVTRSGKTASPFEATIPIQASNSEPPVKPTITEKEALDFLKRLQRSEYNVVDKLSKSPAQISMLDLLFSSDMHRDALIEVLTKAQIPRDISVDNFSHVVGNVLFTKQITFSDDELPAEGIAHNEALYIVVRCNGKMLPNVLIDNGSALNICPWSTLEKLGLQDIKLRPLGTIVRGFDGAQREPIGEVDLVVEMGPAQFQITCQVMHFPSVYNVLLGRSWIHKSGAVPSSLHQLLKFVVNDKLITIFAEEDCLVITDSESKEEGSRNATVTPYSTADIVTVSWITNEERILSKASVMMAKEMIRGGYEFDKGLGRDLQGILKPVEIVEKKDSFGLGFRPTAKDIREMKERKRAEKEGRQRALDIPPLHYTLPLPTEVITSEINPVDEIEASLAQLFIGATFEDSFSNEAEFPDIPEGSISNWTAEFLPIQKEFR, from the exons atgactgaggatgaaattattCGCACATTCATAAAGGCGCACGATCCTCCATACTTCGAAAAGATTTTCCGTATGACCGGATGTTCGTTTGCCgcaattgtaaataaacttgaggagtttgATGACTTTGTGAGAACCGGGAAAATTGTTAACGCCTCTGCCCTGAAGTCAcaagtggaagctttgcaagggcAAGGAAATAGTGGGAAAAAGCCGcagttcaaaaagaaagagggggat GCTGCCGGGAAAATTGGTACGGTACCCCCTCCGACCTACCCATATGGCATATTTGCTGGGTATAACCCACAAGccgtctgtgcttatcattcaggggTCCCCAGACATGCAACCATTGATTGCAAGGCTCTCAAGCatagaattcaagatatgattgaagCCGGGGAGATTGTAATCCGAAAAAGGGAGGCACAAGGGCCGAATGTAAATAGCAACCCCTTGCCGGAACACGCTAATACCATTGGGGTCATTCTGGACGACGCGGAGTGCGTGGAACAAGTCAAAAAATTGGCAAGggaagctgaagtgtttggggtcatAGACCAACCATTTGTCATAGAGTTGCCATTCGAAGAGGATAAAAAGCCTTTTATCTTGGATCTCACGCCAGCTGAGAGTGAGGCTTTGGAGCCAGTAGTCATCGAGTTCCCGAAACAGGAACCTGTTTTAAATCTGCAACAAGTGCCATGGAACTACGATGAACCTGTCATACAGATTGGGGAAAAGTCAATTGCGAAGAAAGAAGTGTCAGTGGTCACCAGATCAGGGAAGACTGCAAGTCCATTTGAAGCTACCATTCCGATTCAAGCAAGTAACTCCGAGCCGCCCGTTaaaccaacaatcaccgagaaagaagccTTGGATTTTCTTAAAAGGCTCCAGAGAAGTGAATATAATGTAGTCGATAAGCTAAGCAAGTCGCCTGCCCAGATATCCATGTTGGATTTACTTTTTTCTTCAGATATGCATAGGGATGCGTTGATCGAAGTATTGACTAAAGCTCAAATTCCTAGGGACATTTCGGTTGATAATTTCTCGCACGTGGTTGGGAATGTGTTATTCACAaaacaaatcactttctctGACGATGAATTGCCGGCGGAAGGCATTGCTCATAACGAGGCTCTGTACATAGTTGTGAGGTGCAATGGAAAAATGCTGCCGAATGTGTTAATTGACAATGGATCTGcgcttaatatctgtccttggagtaccttggaaaagctagggttgcaaGATATCAAGCTGAGGCCTTTAGGGACCATAGTTCGAGGTTTTGATGGAGCACAAAGAGAGCCAATAGGAGAAGTGGATTTAGTAGTCGAGATGGGGCCCGCCCAGTTTCAAATAACctgccaagtcatgcactttCCTAGTGTTTACAATGTTCTGCTTGGAAGGTCGTGGATTCATAAGTCTGGGGCTGTGCCTTCTTCATTACATCAATTGCTGAAATTCGTAGTAAATGACAAGCTGATAACTATCTTTGCCGAGGAGGATTGCCTTGTAATTACTGATTCCGAGTCCAAAGAAGAGGGTAGCCGAAACGCTACGGTGACCCCTTATAGCACAGCCGATATCGTCACCGTCAGTTGGATAACAAACGAGGAGCGAATTCTATCAaaggccagtgtcatgatggctaaAGAAATGATCCGTGGAGGATATGAGTTTGACAAAGGGCTGGGACGAGATCTACAAGGAATTTTGAAGCCAGTGGAGATTGTGGAGAAAAAAGATTCATTTGGTTTGGGTTTCCGACCGACTGCTAAGGACATCAGAGAGATGAAGGAACGCAAGAGAGCggagaaagaaggaaggcaAAGGGCTCTTGACATTCCACCACTGCATTATACTTTACCACTACCAACCGAGGTGATCACATCAGAGATTAACCCAGTCGATGAAATCGAAGctagtttggcccaattgttcattggggcaacatttgaagacaGTTTCTCAAATGAGGCCGAGTTTCCCGACATCCCAgaaggatcaatttccaattggacagccgagtttCTGCCGAttcagaaggagtttcggtaa